The following coding sequences lie in one Arabidopsis thaliana chromosome 3, partial sequence genomic window:
- a CDS encoding transmembrane protein, putative (DUF247) (Plant protein of unknown function (DUF247); CONTAINS InterPro DOMAIN/s: Protein of unknown function DUF247, plant (InterPro:IPR004158); BEST Arabidopsis thaliana protein match is: Plant protein of unknown function (DUF247) (TAIR:AT5G22540.1); Has 1151 Blast hits to 1001 proteins in 21 species: Archae - 0; Bacteria - 2; Metazoa - 1; Fungi - 0; Plants - 1146; Viruses - 0; Other Eukaryotes - 2 (source: NCBI BLink).) encodes MNPREEAKRGNNDEDNGGIVVEEPHDLFSRESALPKLLRESAGGKKCCIFKISHKPENKKYKAAYEPRVVSLGPYHHGKKNLQMIEEHKLRFLKIFMDEAKRKGVDTNGLIKAVSVLEEDIRDSYSESLYSDGKKLIEMMVLDGCFILMIFLVVAGVVSHSEIENDPIFAIPWILPAIRNDLILLENQVPFFLLQTIFDRSKIEKSSGLNEIIFHFFNYSLQKSNTFWLKHQKVEANHLLDLIRNIYMPDVPKEEKKSNHLLDCMMIRKICMPRESKQELDVMLKKGKQEVDISMLEEGIPKSDSLEEEDSTTGRHHLKMVLSARKLQLKGIKFKARKKAETLMDIRHKGKLLQIPPLILDDFLIAVLLNCVAFEQYYSYCTKQHMTSYVAFMGCLLKSEADAMFLSEVGILENYFGSGDEVSRFFKVVGKDVLFDIDESYLAGIFEGVNKYTSSGWHVQWAGFKHTHFDSPWTALSSCAALTLVILTIIQAFFAAYGYFHPPK; translated from the coding sequence ATGAACCCTCgtgaagaagcaaagagaggAAACAATGATGAAGACAATGGTGGTATAGTTGTAGAAGAACCACATGATTTATTTTCAAGAGAATCGGCCCTCCCAAAGCTTCTGAGGGAATCAGCCGGTGGAAAAAAGTGTTGCATCTTTAAAATCTCTCATAAACCCGAAAACAAGAAGTACAAGGCCGCTTATGAACCTAGAGTTGTATCACTCGGCCCATACCATCACGGAAAAAAGAATCTACAGATGATTGAAGAGCACAAACTTAGATTCCTCAAGATTTTCATGGATGAAGCCAAAAGAAAGGGTGTGGATACGAATGGTCTGATCAAAGCAGTTTCAGTCTTGGAGGAAGATATAAGAGACTCGTACTCGGAGAGCCTCTATAGTGATGGGAAGAAATTGATTGAAATGATGGTTCTTGATGGTTGCTTCATCCTGATGATATTTCTGGTGGTAGCTGGAGTAGTCAGCCACTCTGAGATTGAGAATGATCCTATTTTTGCAATCCCATGGATTCTACCGGCTATAAGGAATGACCTAATACTTTTGGAGAATCAGGTTCcgttctttcttcttcaaactatATTTGATAGATCGAAGATAGAAAAATCGAGTGGGCTAAATGAGATTatatttcatttcttcaactattccttacaaaaatcaaatacgttttggttaaaacaccaaaaagtTGAGGcaaatcatcttcttgatttgattCGAAATATTTACATGCCTGATGTtcctaaagaagaaaaaaagtcaaatcatcttcttgattGTATGATGATCCGGAAGATATGTATGCCTagagaatcaaaacaagaattgGATGTCATGCTCAAGAAAGGAAAACAGGAAGTGGATATTTCCATGCTGGAAGAAGGAATACCAAAATCAGATTCgctcgaagaagaagatagtaCTACTGGTCGCCATCATCTGAAAATGGTTCTTTCAGCAAGAAAACTTCAGTTGAAGGGGATAAAGTTCAAAGCGAGGAAAAAAGCAGAAACACTAATGGACATAAGGCATAAGGGGAAACTCCTCCAGATACCACCATTGATCTTGGATGACTTTCTCATTGCTGTCTTACTTAACTGTGTTGCATTTGAACAGTATTATTCTTATTGTACCAAGCAGCACATGACGAGCTATGTAGCTTTCATGGGATGTCTTCTCAAAAGCGAGGCTGATGCGATGTTTCTAAGCGAAGTAGGGATTCTAGAGAACTATTTCGGGTCAGGGGATGAAGTCTCCCGATTCTTTAAGGTTGTTGGTAAAGATGTCTTATTTGACATTGATGAAAGTTACTTAGCTGGTATTTTCGAAGGAGTTAATAAGTATACTTCAAGTGGATGGCATGTACAATGGGCGGGATTCAAGCATACCCATTTTGATAGTCCTTGGACAGCTCTTTCATCTTGCGCTGCTTTGACGCTTGTCATTCTCACGATAATTCAAGCCTTTTTTGCAGCGTATGGCTATTTTCATCCGCCTAAGTGA